A single window of Brevundimonas vitisensis DNA harbors:
- a CDS encoding isocitrate lyase, translating into MSYQDHIRQVGALIESKGGPWSGISAEAVARMRLQNRFQTGLDIARYTAAIMRRDMAAYDADPSQYTQSLGCWHGFIGQQKMIAVKKHFGTTKGRYLYLSGWMIAALRSEFGPLPDQSMHEKTSVPALIEELYTFLRQADARELGGLYRQIDAAREAGDEVTEQKLLDQVDTYQTHVVPIIADIDAGFGNAEATYLLAKKMIEAGACALQIENQVSDEKQCGHQDGKVTVPHEDFLAKVRACRYAFLELGVEDGIIVTRTDSLGAGLTKQIAVSNEPGDLGDQYNSFLDCEEISADQLANGDVVINRGGKLLRPKRLPSNLFQFRAGTGEDRCVLDSITSLQNGADLLWIETEKPHVEQIAGMMDRIRAVVPNAKLVYNNSPSFNWTLNFRQQVFDAWSAEGRDMSNYDRARLMSVDYDGTDLADEADERIRTFQADGARRAGIFHHLITLPTYHTAALSTDNLAREYFGRQGMLGYVLNVQRQEIRQGIACVKHQNMSGSDIGDDHKEYFAGEAALKAGGIHNTMNQFGEAA; encoded by the coding sequence ATGTCCTATCAAGATCATATTCGCCAGGTCGGGGCCCTGATCGAGTCCAAGGGGGGACCGTGGAGCGGGATCAGCGCCGAGGCCGTGGCCAGAATGCGGTTGCAGAACCGCTTCCAGACGGGGCTGGACATCGCCCGCTATACCGCCGCCATCATGCGCCGCGACATGGCCGCCTATGACGCCGATCCGTCGCAGTACACCCAGTCGCTGGGTTGCTGGCACGGCTTCATCGGCCAGCAGAAGATGATCGCGGTCAAGAAACATTTCGGCACGACCAAGGGTCGCTATCTGTATCTGTCGGGATGGATGATCGCGGCCCTGCGCTCGGAGTTCGGACCGCTGCCTGACCAGTCGATGCACGAAAAGACCTCGGTCCCGGCCCTGATCGAAGAGCTATACACCTTCCTGCGTCAGGCGGATGCGCGCGAGCTGGGCGGCCTGTACCGTCAGATCGATGCCGCTCGCGAAGCCGGCGACGAAGTCACCGAACAGAAGCTGCTGGATCAGGTCGACACCTATCAGACGCACGTCGTGCCGATCATCGCCGACATCGACGCCGGGTTCGGCAATGCCGAGGCCACCTATCTGCTGGCCAAGAAGATGATCGAGGCTGGAGCCTGTGCTCTGCAGATCGAGAACCAGGTCTCCGACGAGAAGCAGTGCGGTCACCAGGACGGCAAGGTCACGGTCCCGCACGAGGACTTCCTGGCCAAGGTCCGGGCCTGCCGCTACGCCTTTCTGGAGCTGGGCGTCGAGGATGGCATCATCGTCACCCGCACCGACAGCCTGGGGGCCGGCCTGACCAAGCAGATCGCCGTGTCGAACGAACCGGGCGATCTGGGCGACCAGTACAACAGCTTCCTGGACTGCGAGGAAATCTCGGCCGACCAGCTGGCCAATGGCGACGTCGTCATCAATCGCGGTGGCAAATTGCTGCGGCCCAAGCGCCTGCCGTCAAACCTCTTCCAGTTCCGCGCCGGGACCGGCGAAGACCGCTGTGTCCTCGACAGCATCACCTCGCTGCAGAACGGGGCCGACCTGCTGTGGATCGAAACCGAGAAGCCGCACGTCGAGCAGATTGCCGGCATGATGGACCGCATCCGCGCGGTCGTGCCGAACGCCAAGCTGGTCTACAACAACTCGCCTTCGTTCAACTGGACGCTGAACTTCCGCCAGCAGGTGTTCGATGCCTGGTCGGCCGAGGGGCGCGACATGTCCAACTATGACCGTGCCCGCCTGATGAGCGTGGATTATGACGGCACCGACCTGGCCGACGAGGCGGACGAGCGGATCCGCACCTTCCAGGCGGACGGCGCGCGCCGGGCAGGCATCTTCCACCACCTGATCACCCTGCCGACCTATCACACGGCGGCCTTGTCGACCGACAACCTGGCTCGCGAGTACTTCGGCCGTCAGGGCATGCTGGGCTATGTGCTGAACGTGCAGCGCCAGGAGATCCGCCAGGGCATCGCCTGCGTGAAGCACCAGAACATGTCCGGATCGGACATCGGCGACGACCACAAGGAGTATTTCGCCGGTGAAGCCGCCCTGAAGGCGGGTGGGATCCACAACACAATGAACCAGTTCGGCGAGGCTGCCTGA
- a CDS encoding helix-turn-helix domain-containing protein — MQSPRRLFVGPSLRRIRRDLGLTQADMAADLEVSASYIALLERNHRPLTADVLLRLAQTYKIDMAALARSDGSEITARLHGVLKDPMFADIDLPPLENADLAANFPGVTQALLRLYTAYQEEHLALADRGAEALDGDETAPDPVAESRRFLAARRNSFPVLDDAAERLAQTVAAEGGLDRHLLARHGLTVRYLPSDVMVGSVRRLDLHRRQLLLDDAMDAASRRFQMAQQIAHLEMQAELDAALSGAGFVTESGERLSRRALASYAAAAIVMPYAAFARAVEARHYDIEALARQFGTSFEQTAHRLTTLQKPGQERIPFFFIRVDPAGNVSKRLDGAGFPFARHGGGCPLWSVHHAFRTPREIVTQWLELPDGQRFFSIARTVTAGGGGFGAARVERAIALGCAAEHAERLIYVRARQGAGSGPEAATPIGVTCRLCHRTECASRSAPPIGRQILPDDIRKTSAPFGFANA, encoded by the coding sequence ATGCAATCGCCCCGCCGTCTCTTCGTTGGCCCCTCGCTGCGCCGCATCCGTCGAGATCTGGGCCTGACGCAGGCCGACATGGCGGCGGACCTGGAGGTCTCGGCCTCCTACATCGCCCTTCTGGAGCGGAACCACCGCCCTCTGACCGCCGATGTCCTCCTGCGACTGGCCCAGACCTACAAGATCGACATGGCGGCGCTTGCCCGCTCCGACGGCTCGGAGATCACGGCTCGCCTGCATGGTGTGTTGAAGGATCCGATGTTCGCCGACATCGACCTGCCGCCGCTGGAGAATGCAGATCTGGCCGCCAATTTTCCGGGCGTAACCCAGGCCCTGCTGCGGCTCTACACCGCCTATCAGGAAGAGCATCTGGCCCTGGCCGATCGCGGGGCAGAGGCACTGGACGGCGACGAGACGGCTCCCGATCCGGTCGCCGAGTCGCGGCGCTTCCTGGCCGCGCGCCGCAACAGCTTTCCGGTCTTGGACGATGCCGCCGAGCGCCTGGCCCAGACGGTGGCGGCAGAGGGTGGACTAGACCGACACCTTCTGGCGCGTCACGGCCTGACCGTGCGCTACCTGCCCAGCGATGTCATGGTCGGGTCGGTCCGGCGGCTCGACCTGCATCGTCGCCAGCTTCTGCTCGACGACGCCATGGATGCGGCCAGCCGTCGGTTTCAGATGGCCCAGCAGATCGCCCATCTGGAAATGCAGGCCGAGCTGGACGCTGCCCTGTCGGGGGCCGGCTTTGTCACCGAAAGCGGAGAACGGCTGTCCCGACGCGCCCTGGCCAGTTATGCGGCTGCGGCCATCGTCATGCCCTATGCAGCCTTTGCCCGCGCGGTGGAGGCGCGCCACTATGACATCGAGGCCCTGGCCCGCCAGTTCGGCACCAGCTTCGAACAGACCGCCCACCGGCTGACGACCCTGCAGAAGCCGGGGCAGGAACGAATCCCCTTCTTCTTCATCCGCGTCGATCCGGCGGGCAATGTGTCAAAGCGGCTGGACGGAGCGGGATTCCCCTTCGCCCGCCATGGCGGTGGCTGCCCCCTGTGGTCCGTCCATCACGCCTTTCGCACACCGCGAGAGATCGTGACCCAATGGCTGGAGCTGCCGGACGGTCAGCGGTTCTTCTCCATCGCCCGAACGGTCACGGCGGGTGGTGGCGGCTTCGGCGCAGCGCGGGTCGAGCGGGCCATCGCCCTGGGCTGCGCAGCCGAGCACGCCGAGCGGCTGATCTATGTGCGGGCGCGCCAGGGCGCGGGTTCCGGCCCGGAGGCGGCCACCCCGATCGGGGTGACCTGCCGGCTTTGCCACCGCACCGAATGCGCCTCCCGCTCGGCGCCCCCAATCGGGCGTCAGATCCTGCCCGACGATATCCGCAAGACCTCGGCCCCCTTCGGCTTCGCCAATGCCTGA
- the gyrB gene encoding DNA topoisomerase (ATP-hydrolyzing) subunit B yields the protein MTDPKDTARNEDTAEEAAYGAESIKVLKGLDAVRKRPGMYIGDTDDGSGLHHMVYEVVDNAIDEALAGHADLVEVILNADGSVTVTDNGRGIPVDIHEGEGVSAAEVIMTQLHAGGKFDQNSYKVSGGLHGVGVSVVNALSDWLKLVIFRNGKRHEMRFERGDTVESLKVTGDAPVRENGKVLSGTQVTFYPSVTTFSHIDFDLKTLEHRLRELAFLNSGVVIKLADHRGAEPFEEILHYEGGVEAFVRHLDKSKSPILKDVIVIRGKRENIEIDLALWWNDSYHETMLCFTNNIPQRDGGTHLSAFRASLTRVMGAYIESSGAGKKEKVSVTGEDAREGLTCVLSVKVPDPKFSSQTKDKLVSSEVRPAVEGLCTEGLSQWFEEHPIEAKQVVAKIIEAASAREAARKARDLTRRKSALDISSLPGKLADCQERDPAKSELFIVEGDSAGGSAKQARNRENQAVLPLRGKILNVERARFDRMLSSELIGTLILALGTGIGRDDFNADKLRYHKIILMADADVDGAHIRTLLLTFFYRQMPELITRGHVYIAQPPLYQVTKGKQSRYLKDQAEMDAYLIEEGSAEATLDLPNGERRTGLDLQALVREARGFKGLVDRLSQRAPAFAVEQSALGGLFDEAGGDADAAAARLNLYAEEGDGPWSGEPGAAGAVVFRRTRRAVSETIVLEEALIRSLDARRLAERKAAFEGLFDSPAVFRRKDVSTPIRGPIDLLNAVLDAGKKNLKIQRYKGLGEMNPEQLWETTLDVNARTLLKVQVNHADDADDLFAKLMGDVVEPRREFIQENALDAEVDV from the coding sequence ATGACCGACCCCAAAGACACCGCCCGCAACGAAGACACGGCGGAAGAAGCCGCATACGGCGCGGAATCCATCAAGGTTCTCAAAGGACTGGACGCTGTTCGCAAGCGGCCCGGCATGTATATCGGCGACACCGACGACGGGTCCGGCCTGCACCACATGGTCTATGAGGTCGTCGACAATGCGATCGACGAGGCGCTGGCGGGTCACGCGGATCTGGTCGAGGTCATACTGAACGCCGACGGCTCGGTGACGGTCACCGACAACGGTCGCGGGATCCCCGTCGATATCCACGAGGGCGAAGGCGTTTCGGCGGCCGAGGTCATCATGACCCAGCTGCACGCCGGGGGAAAATTCGACCAGAATTCCTACAAGGTCTCAGGCGGCCTGCACGGCGTGGGCGTGTCGGTCGTGAATGCCCTGTCGGACTGGCTGAAGCTGGTCATCTTCCGCAATGGCAAGCGGCACGAAATGCGCTTTGAGCGCGGCGATACCGTGGAAAGCCTGAAGGTGACTGGCGACGCCCCCGTGCGCGAGAACGGAAAGGTCCTGTCGGGTACCCAGGTGACCTTCTACCCCTCGGTCACGACCTTCAGCCATATCGACTTCGATCTGAAGACGCTGGAGCACCGCCTGCGCGAACTGGCGTTCCTCAACTCCGGGGTGGTGATCAAGCTGGCCGACCATCGCGGGGCCGAACCGTTCGAGGAAATCCTGCACTACGAGGGCGGCGTCGAAGCCTTTGTCCGCCACCTGGACAAGTCCAAGTCGCCGATCCTGAAGGACGTCATCGTCATTCGGGGCAAGCGCGAGAACATCGAGATCGATCTCGCCCTGTGGTGGAACGACAGCTACCACGAGACGATGCTGTGCTTCACCAACAACATCCCGCAGCGGGATGGGGGCACGCACCTGTCGGCCTTCCGGGCCTCCCTCACTCGTGTGATGGGGGCCTATATCGAAAGCTCCGGAGCCGGGAAGAAGGAGAAGGTCTCCGTCACGGGCGAAGACGCGCGCGAGGGGCTCACCTGCGTGCTTTCGGTCAAGGTGCCGGACCCGAAGTTCAGTTCCCAGACCAAGGACAAGCTGGTGTCGTCCGAGGTGCGTCCTGCCGTGGAGGGCCTGTGCACCGAGGGTCTGTCGCAGTGGTTCGAGGAACACCCGATCGAGGCCAAGCAGGTGGTCGCCAAGATCATCGAGGCCGCCTCGGCGCGCGAAGCTGCCCGCAAGGCCCGCGACCTGACACGGCGCAAGTCGGCTCTGGATATCTCGTCCCTGCCGGGCAAGCTGGCGGACTGTCAGGAGCGCGATCCGGCCAAGTCCGAACTGTTCATCGTCGAGGGTGATTCCGCCGGCGGCTCTGCCAAACAGGCCCGCAATCGCGAGAACCAGGCCGTCCTGCCCCTGCGCGGCAAGATCCTGAATGTCGAGCGGGCGCGGTTCGACCGGATGCTGTCGTCCGAACTGATCGGGACCCTGATCCTGGCGCTGGGCACCGGCATCGGCCGCGACGATTTCAACGCCGACAAGCTGCGCTACCACAAGATCATCCTGATGGCGGACGCCGACGTCGACGGGGCGCACATCCGGACGCTGCTGCTGACCTTCTTCTATCGTCAGATGCCCGAGCTGATCACGCGCGGGCACGTCTATATCGCCCAGCCGCCCCTGTATCAGGTGACCAAGGGCAAGCAGTCCCGGTATCTGAAGGATCAGGCCGAGATGGATGCCTATCTGATCGAAGAAGGGTCTGCGGAGGCGACGCTGGACCTGCCCAATGGCGAACGCCGTACGGGTCTGGACCTTCAGGCCTTGGTCCGCGAGGCGCGGGGCTTCAAGGGTCTGGTCGACCGGCTCAGCCAGCGGGCTCCGGCCTTTGCGGTCGAGCAGTCGGCCCTGGGCGGGCTGTTCGACGAAGCGGGCGGGGATGCCGATGCCGCCGCGGCCCGTCTGAACCTCTATGCCGAGGAGGGCGACGGTCCCTGGTCGGGAGAGCCCGGTGCCGCCGGGGCTGTGGTGTTCCGCCGGACCCGCCGCGCTGTGTCAGAGACCATCGTCCTGGAAGAAGCTCTGATCCGGTCGCTGGACGCCCGCCGCCTGGCTGAGCGCAAGGCCGCCTTCGAAGGTCTGTTCGATTCGCCCGCCGTCTTCCGGCGCAAGGATGTATCCACCCCTATCCGCGGGCCGATCGACCTGCTGAACGCGGTGCTAGACGCCGGCAAGAAGAACCTGAAGATCCAGCGCTACAAGGGTCTGGGGGAAATGAACCCCGAGCAGCTGTGGGAGACGACGCTGGACGTCAACGCTCGCACCCTGCTGAAGGTGCAGGTCAACCATGCCGACGACGCCGACGACCTGTTCGCCAAGCTGATGGGCGATGTGGTCGAGCCGCGCCGCGAGTTCATCCAGGAGAACGCCCTGGATGCAGAGGTGGACGTCTAG
- a CDS encoding alpha/beta fold hydrolase, translated as MDAARITPPRRLTVPVSGRFGAGDMAVLDFGDPKRPVDLIFVHANGFNAMTYRSLLAPLSGTLRIWAPDLRGHGLTRLPTDRGRRIGWADHRDDLAALLEVLQGPPVVLAGHSMGGTSSLLAAAERPDRVSRLVLMDPVIWNRAAHLAFHLPFFDQLPRRIPLYRNALKRRARFDSREAAMAAYRGRGAFKGWPDMMLADYLSDGLVEAGEGLTLACAPDWEASNYAAQGHDPWRALARVGRPVRILKAETGSTCRVSPDARRPHVEVDLVPEGTHFFPMLRPDLARDALFEAAV; from the coding sequence ATGGACGCCGCTCGCATCACGCCCCCTCGCAGACTGACCGTGCCGGTGTCTGGCCGCTTTGGCGCGGGAGACATGGCGGTCCTGGATTTCGGCGATCCCAAGCGTCCGGTCGACCTGATCTTCGTCCATGCCAATGGCTTCAACGCCATGACCTACCGCAGTCTGCTGGCCCCGCTATCGGGCACCCTGCGGATATGGGCGCCGGACCTGCGCGGGCACGGGCTGACGCGCCTGCCGACCGATCGCGGGCGGCGGATCGGATGGGCGGATCATCGAGACGACCTGGCGGCACTTCTGGAGGTGCTGCAAGGGCCGCCCGTGGTCCTGGCCGGTCATTCGATGGGCGGCACCAGCAGCCTGCTGGCGGCTGCGGAGCGACCGGATCGGGTGTCTCGTCTGGTGCTGATGGATCCAGTGATCTGGAATCGGGCAGCCCATCTGGCCTTTCACCTGCCGTTCTTCGATCAGTTGCCCCGGCGCATCCCCCTGTACCGCAACGCCCTGAAGCGCAGGGCTCGGTTCGACAGCCGCGAGGCGGCCATGGCGGCCTATCGCGGGCGTGGTGCCTTCAAGGGATGGCCCGACATGATGCTGGCCGATTATCTGAGCGACGGGCTGGTCGAGGCCGGAGAAGGCCTTACCCTGGCCTGTGCGCCGGACTGGGAGGCTTCCAACTATGCGGCTCAGGGGCACGACCCCTGGCGAGCCCTGGCGCGGGTTGGCCGGCCCGTGCGCATCCTGAAGGCGGAAACCGGGTCGACCTGCCGGGTCAGTCCCGATGCGCGTCGCCCACACGTCGAGGTCGACCTGGTGCCAGAGGGCACGCATTTCTTTCCAATGCTGCGGCCGGATCTGGCGCGTGACGCCCTGTTTGAAGCGGCCGTGTAA
- a CDS encoding Fur family transcriptional regulator, translating to MGTACDHEHHDARPSAGAVARALSEAETRCAADGERLTAPRRRVLQLLLEAAEPVKAYDLIARFGTEGQTAKPPTVYRALDFLEKRGLAHRIASITAYVACTGQGVGHAAAFLICDCCGATQEVAGEAALALTQAAAQAGYDIERVTLEAHGRCRNCRGVAAVVPEAASA from the coding sequence ATGGGCACCGCCTGCGATCACGAACATCACGACGCTCGCCCCAGTGCGGGGGCCGTGGCCAGGGCCCTGTCCGAGGCCGAAACCCGCTGCGCTGCCGATGGCGAACGGCTGACCGCCCCGCGACGGCGGGTGCTGCAACTGCTCCTGGAGGCGGCCGAGCCTGTAAAGGCCTATGACCTGATTGCCCGCTTCGGTACAGAAGGCCAGACGGCCAAGCCGCCAACCGTTTACCGGGCGCTGGACTTTCTGGAGAAGCGAGGCCTGGCGCATCGCATCGCCTCCATCACCGCCTATGTCGCCTGTACCGGACAGGGGGTCGGCCATGCAGCGGCCTTCCTGATCTGCGACTGCTGCGGCGCGACGCAGGAGGTGGCGGGCGAGGCTGCACTGGCATTGACGCAGGCCGCCGCTCAGGCGGGATACGATATCGAGCGCGTCACGCTGGAAGCGCATGGCCGGTGCCGCAACTGCCGCGGCGTCGCGGCAGTGGTGCCCGAGGCGGCCAGCGCCTAG
- a CDS encoding SapC family protein, whose protein sequence is MTDTQTEQTNGPLAGTVLFYGKPEPLSMEAHGKLGVNPVDKPYAFVASTHLVPLTVTEFSPAALSYPVIFAGENRQPVAVMGLRPAENLFVQANGDFNAEAYIPAYVRRYPFVFANDDVQKRMILCIDRDAPFLVEGGQAPLFNGNEPSDYTKQAMEFCNNFEQERARTDAFVQLLKDLDLLTVREAIFTPRNADGQPGQPQKIAEYFAVSEDKLRELPAEKLAELRDNGALGQIYAHLVSLLGWDRLIAMAFARAAQPPVAANA, encoded by the coding sequence ATGACCGATACCCAGACTGAACAGACGAATGGCCCGCTGGCCGGCACCGTTCTCTTCTATGGCAAGCCCGAGCCGCTTTCGATGGAGGCGCACGGCAAGCTGGGCGTCAATCCGGTCGACAAGCCCTACGCTTTTGTGGCGTCCACTCATCTGGTGCCGCTGACCGTCACCGAGTTCTCTCCCGCCGCCCTGTCCTATCCGGTGATCTTCGCCGGCGAGAACCGCCAGCCGGTGGCCGTCATGGGTCTGCGCCCGGCCGAGAACCTGTTTGTTCAAGCCAACGGCGACTTCAACGCCGAAGCCTATATCCCGGCCTATGTGCGCCGTTATCCCTTCGTCTTCGCCAATGACGATGTGCAGAAGCGGATGATCCTGTGCATCGACCGCGACGCGCCCTTCCTGGTCGAAGGCGGTCAGGCTCCGCTGTTCAACGGCAACGAGCCCAGCGACTACACCAAGCAGGCGATGGAGTTCTGCAATAACTTCGAACAGGAGCGTGCCCGCACGGACGCCTTCGTTCAGCTGCTCAAGGACCTGGACCTGCTGACGGTGCGCGAGGCGATCTTCACCCCGCGCAACGCCGATGGCCAGCCGGGCCAGCCGCAGAAGATCGCTGAATACTTCGCCGTGTCCGAGGACAAGCTGCGCGAACTGCCGGCCGAAAAGCTGGCGGAACTGCGCGACAACGGTGCCCTGGGCCAGATCTACGCCCATCTGGTTTCGCTGCTGGGCTGGGACCGCCTGATTGCGATGGCCTTCGCGCGCGCCGCCCAGCCGCCGGTCGCCGCCAACGCCTGA
- a CDS encoding acyl dehydratase — protein sequence MSDPLLVHYEDLDVGQVISLGAVAVDQAAMDLFIERFAPGWDAAYGAPDAMVYALWSRLAAEKAAGWAQTKVLAVDGLRFMRNPPAGELVRGRLTVMGKDPVGDEKGIMIAQHDLLDEGGRLIFSCLTRAVFARR from the coding sequence ATGAGTGATCCTCTGCTCGTCCACTATGAGGATCTGGACGTGGGCCAGGTGATTTCTCTGGGCGCAGTGGCCGTCGATCAGGCGGCCATGGACCTGTTCATTGAGCGGTTCGCGCCGGGCTGGGACGCCGCCTATGGCGCGCCCGATGCCATGGTCTACGCCTTGTGGAGCCGTCTGGCCGCCGAGAAGGCCGCCGGTTGGGCTCAGACCAAGGTACTGGCCGTCGATGGCCTGCGGTTCATGCGCAACCCGCCGGCGGGCGAGCTGGTGCGCGGTCGCCTGACGGTGATGGGCAAGGATCCGGTGGGAGACGAAAAGGGCATCATGATCGCCCAGCACGACCTGCTGGACGAAGGCGGGCGACTGATTTTCTCATGCCTGACCCGCGCCGTGTTCGCGCGACGGTAA
- a CDS encoding NADP-dependent oxidoreductase, whose product MATVNRQWVLRQRPKGLIQPGDLELIESPIPSLNESEVLVRTVYLSLDPTNRTWMNDAEGYLPPVGLGEVMRGLTLGVVEQSRSDRFKVGDIVTPMSGGWADYAAVHETGLRPVHRASGLPLTANLSVLGMTGMTAYFGVTDVLKPQPGETLVISAAAGAVGSIAGQVAKQRGARVIGIAGGAAKCAWLTDELGFDAAIDYKNEDVGAALDRLAPDGVEMNFENVGGDIMIAVYNRLKAHGRMAVCGLISAYNATKMPPSPNFARIITHRLNVQGFLVLDYAPRAREMVAELGPWVLDGKVHWKVHVDQGLEGAVDSLNRLFTGDHDGKLLVRVSEEP is encoded by the coding sequence ATGGCCACCGTCAATCGTCAGTGGGTACTGCGCCAGCGGCCGAAGGGCCTGATCCAGCCTGGTGATCTGGAATTGATTGAAAGCCCGATCCCGTCGCTGAATGAATCGGAGGTTCTGGTCCGAACCGTCTATCTCTCTCTGGACCCGACCAACCGCACCTGGATGAACGATGCCGAGGGCTATCTGCCGCCCGTGGGTCTGGGCGAGGTGATGCGCGGGCTGACGCTGGGCGTCGTCGAACAGTCGCGCTCGGATCGGTTCAAGGTCGGCGACATTGTCACCCCCATGTCTGGGGGCTGGGCCGACTATGCCGCCGTGCACGAGACGGGCCTGCGCCCGGTCCACAGGGCGTCCGGCCTGCCGCTGACCGCCAATCTCAGCGTCCTGGGCATGACCGGAATGACGGCCTATTTCGGCGTCACCGACGTGCTGAAACCTCAGCCGGGGGAAACCCTGGTGATCTCGGCCGCCGCTGGAGCGGTCGGTTCGATCGCCGGTCAGGTCGCCAAGCAGCGCGGTGCCCGCGTCATCGGCATCGCAGGCGGCGCGGCCAAATGCGCCTGGCTGACCGATGAACTGGGGTTCGATGCTGCCATTGACTATAAGAACGAGGACGTAGGCGCGGCCTTGGACCGTCTGGCCCCCGACGGCGTCGAAATGAATTTCGAGAACGTCGGCGGCGATATCATGATCGCTGTCTATAACCGGCTGAAGGCCCATGGCCGCATGGCGGTCTGCGGCCTGATCTCGGCCTATAACGCGACCAAGATGCCGCCCTCGCCGAACTTTGCGCGGATCATCACGCACCGGCTGAACGTCCAGGGCTTCCTGGTGCTGGACTACGCCCCTCGCGCGCGAGAGATGGTGGCCGAACTCGGTCCGTGGGTGCTGGACGGAAAGGTTCACTGGAAGGTTCACGTCGACCAGGGCCTGGAAGGCGCGGTTGATTCCCTGAATCGCTTGTTCACCGGCGACCATGACGGCAAGCTGCTGGTTCGCGTTTCCGAAGAACCCTGA
- a CDS encoding UTP--glucose-1-phosphate uridylyltransferase — MTRPSARVRKAVLPVAGLGTRVLPAAKVTPKNMLNVFDRPILSHIVAEARDAGIEHIIFVVGRGQTSIEDYFDHGYELEAILKAKGKDDILASVVADLPRPGEMSFVRQMAPLGLGHAVFCARDLIGDEPFAVMLPDMLMMADTPALGQAIAAHEQTGGNIIVVEPAPEGETHKYGIVALEGQDGRLNRMTGMVEKPPLGTEPSNLFISGRYVLTPDIFPLLADQQTGAGGEIQLTDAMARLMKVQDFHALEYEGATYDCGDPVGLLRANVAYALTHAKLGKAARQAITDLL, encoded by the coding sequence ATGACCCGACCCTCCGCCCGCGTTCGCAAGGCCGTCCTGCCCGTCGCCGGACTGGGCACCCGCGTGCTGCCTGCAGCCAAGGTGACGCCCAAGAACATGCTGAACGTGTTCGACCGGCCCATCCTGTCACACATCGTGGCCGAGGCGCGCGACGCCGGCATCGAGCACATCATCTTCGTGGTGGGCCGGGGCCAGACCTCGATCGAGGACTATTTCGACCACGGTTACGAACTGGAGGCGATCCTCAAGGCCAAGGGCAAGGATGACATCCTGGCCTCGGTCGTTGCCGACCTGCCCCGCCCGGGCGAAATGAGCTTTGTGCGCCAGATGGCTCCGTTGGGCCTGGGCCACGCCGTCTTCTGCGCGCGCGACCTGATCGGCGACGAGCCTTTTGCCGTCATGCTGCCGGACATGCTGATGATGGCCGACACGCCGGCCCTGGGTCAGGCGATCGCCGCCCATGAACAGACCGGCGGCAACATCATCGTCGTCGAGCCGGCTCCGGAAGGCGAAACACACAAATACGGCATCGTGGCGCTGGAAGGTCAGGACGGCCGGCTGAACCGAATGACCGGCATGGTCGAAAAGCCGCCGCTGGGCACCGAGCCGTCCAACCTGTTCATTTCAGGCCGCTATGTGCTGACGCCTGACATCTTCCCGCTGCTGGCTGACCAGCAGACGGGGGCTGGCGGCGAAATCCAGCTGACGGACGCCATGGCCCGCCTGATGAAGGTGCAGGACTTCCACGCCCTTGAATACGAGGGCGCGACCTACGACTGCGGCGATCCTGTCGGTCTTCTGCGGGCTAATGTCGCCTATGCCCTGACGCACGCCAAGCTGGGCAAGGCCGCGCGCCAGGCCATCACCGACCTGCTTTAA